The DNA sequence acTACATCTTATCTGGTCACTTTCAGTAACATTCAAACTTTAAGTAAATATTGTCAAACATGAACACAATTAACatagaaaaaaagaattgaacttGTGAAGGAAGCAAAGCAGTGTGTCATAGTTTCATTTTGAGAGACGTAGATTACATGCAAAGAAATCATTTGGTAGGTAAATTTTGGtccaaaaaattcaaaaaacaaaaaagtaattTGTTGAAGAATGCtgacatttagtgtgccttgtcaaattaactaggattagttctatgattgtgataagagagaaggttctagagttcctagtcctattcagaatagttttccttgtatcataagaatatgtactttgtaatccatatatctagggctcctattatcaatagtggaacatacaattctctcatcaatctctctcaactCTCATAtcctaaaacatgttatcagcatgagtcataggattagttctatgattgtaataaGAGAGAAGGTTGTAGAGttcctagtcctattcagaatagttttccttgtatcataagaatatgtactttgtaatccatatatctagggctcctattatcaatagtggaacatataattctctcatcaatctctctcaactCTCATATCCTAAAACATGTTATTAGCATGAGTCCTagccctagccctaaaaaccaaaagccGAAAAACTCTCCACGACCACCGAAGTCCTCCACCTCACCTACCATATGTCTGCTGCCCCTACAGCCCCCACGTCACAGCTTGCTGCTCCTGTAGTTTGCATTGCAGCtagctgcccctgcagcacctctCGGCCAAACTTGCCGGCCACATCTCGGCTAGCACAATCGACCACCTCGGCCAACATCCAGACCGCACCGGCCAGATCTTAGCCTTATCCAAGCACTTCTCAGCCTAGCTACCTAGCAGCCCCGAAACAAAGCTAGCACACACCACGCTTTCAAGTATTCAAGATTTCAAGCTCCAACTTTAAAACAAGTAAGTAtttaagattaaagttcctgctttctgtcTTTAAATTATGTTCTTTTTCTcgaggacttgcaacctcccttcttctacatcccacatttCTTATAACATGGGTTTGATTCTTTGAAAAGCGAAATCGTGGGGATTAACGCTAAACGAACTTAGAGCGTTCATAAACTTCtcactaagagcgtccgtaagcaacaaatttgaccatataaacatcatcgtttcagtctaatctaaaaattcttggaaatcgatttcttggtagcatagctcaaaaatcttattatttattagttATCGTGGAAGCTTTGACTCTGAAACTAATCtatttcttcttattttcaggatgtcgaaaccGAAGCTTGATTTTCCCATGCTTGAttcaactggctcggaatacCATATTTGGGTCAcagatgttgagaaccatctcacttcgaAAGGGATCCCACCTATAATTTAGGCACCAAATCCTGAgctcatatttgagcgtacggctacaaACAATGCCACTGCCCTCATCTTGATGCGACACCACATGAACAAATCACTCaaattggagtacatggcaatcaaggatgctagagaactATGGGTAGTGCTAGAAGAGCATTTTGGCAATGTCCATGTAGATAAGCCACCTTCGcagccttgccaacatgcctccacaacatgctttctacactagaatagttatgttttgcatcccacattggaaatcaaGTGTAAGAGGGGAGGCTCCCTTACTTATAAAAGGGACTTCCACTCACTTAGATCAACATCCCAAGACATCTCATGTAAtcttttgggccgcaaggcccaaacacattAGTTaaactttcaagtggacgtagtttcccgttAAGgtgggagatgaaccactatacttatgtttctctctctctctctcttactctctctctaaacgttaattagaccccttgGTCACTAACATTAatattggcgccgtctgtgggaagccaacacaagggcttcgtcacttaccacTGAGTTAAGTTATCTTAACATATCCTTCGTGGCAACTTGTGCCATCGGCCAAGTCAACGCCAAACAAGTCTGGTCAACGCCAACTCAAAAATTGTCAACGCTGCgccacttcaaaaaaaaaaaaaaatttcatttgctctggacacccagagttTGCCCGCCACAACTTCAATGCTCTTGAGCTTCCAATGTCATCAAACTTTGCCAATCCGCCGGGCATGGTCCAGCAAGACTTGCACACAAGGTCCGCTAGAGGCACGTCAGGCGTTGCACTCACTCACCTCCGCCGAGTATCACCGCTGGCCAATCTAGGCTCCACAAGCCAAAGACACTGCTGAACCAAGCACCGCTAGCCACCCTCCGCTAGCTTGCACAACGGCCTGCCATCGAGCACCTCCGCTAGCGAGTTCCAGGTCTCCGCTGATTCCATGTCTCTACCGACTCCACGAGTCACTGCAGAGCACCAAGTCCTCCGCCAGCGCTAGCGGCCAGCACAGGCTCCGCCAAAACTTTTGGCAGTATCACCGCCACACTCGATCAAGCGGCAACACCAAAACTTCTGTCAGCGCACCGCCGAACACCCACCCCCAACTCTCTGCTAAACACCAGCGGCGACCACCCTCCTTCTAGTGCCTACCACCGACAACTCGCTCAAAGCTCCGCTGACCATCAAGCCTCTGCCGGACTTCAAGCCTCCACTGAACTTCAAATCTCCGTTGAGCACCAAGTCTTCACTAGGCATCAAAGCTCCGCTAGACAAGTGCTCTGCTGTCCAAACTCCGCTGATGTTCCAAAGCTCCGCTGACTAGAACTCCACTGTCCAAAAACCCGCTCACCAGAGCTCCGCTGTCCAAAGTTCCAGCAAAGCTAGCGACCACTCAAGCCTCACACTCTTAAGCACCACTCAAGCAGCTTCACGCCTAGTCGAAAATTGCTCTGTACACCCATCACCTCCAAAACCCACCGGAAGACTCGTCTAGAGACTCCGGCACCCGCTAACTTACCTCAGCTCCCGAAAATGGCAGTTCTTGAAACCATTCAAACGCTCAAGTGATGTTGCTCGTGACTTGAATATGAGTCATTCAACAAGTTTATGGACAACCTCTGCGTTCACGCCACCAGATAAGTTAACTTTTATCTCAGTATCTGGTGCAAGGCCCTCTGCCTTTGCAGAAGAATGGCTAATAAATTACTGACAGCTATACCACTATCTCACAGGCACCCTATTATAAGGCATTGCCCATGTGCTCCTGATACCAATACTTGTCGTATTAGTGCAAATAACATTTGCATCACAACCTCACATATATATTTACTATATTTATGATGCCATGTTCAAGCCAATCACCGGCTCATATATTAATATAAACTAGATAGtacttgacaggacccgccccggatttcactgttcatacaccgcactattcaccGCTGCACTATTCATGCGGTGACACTGTTCATGAGGCgaccaactcctcctccggccaccaaatttcatccacaacatcatctcaacatttccaataactttctcaactgtaacaaagtcagaaaataccttgaagtggccgaacaattaagcactccgaagtatagtgaaattttccaattatgttttcttcctccatgctttgatctgggttatgaaacttggcgagcatgaagagtggctcaaggcgcttctaatggacctgactttatgaccggaggtggccggaaatcgacGTTGACCAATTTGCTACAGTAAAAATGTTGGCTTTGATCtccacatttccggccaaatcgccgtaaacaactcccacatgcgtgttaaggaggaggagacgaatCTAACGATGCTCGCAGCTCACCATTTGGTGGCCTAGAGGTGGTGGAAGAGaaagttgcagaagagagacagagagagcacggggaaggagagagaaaagaaagaaaagttacccggctacagtaacttttcaaatttataccaatctaccataaacagtaacttttatatttcgcttataactttcgcatacaaactctgatttttacgtaccacatatgcacgcgctcagtttaacgtcctctacaactttcatgaagaaaattttctcaaattttgaccccaacaaaaagtcaacttttagagccccctaaaatgtcgaaacaGAGCCagaaagtaaatgtaaatgtcgtttacccatcgaaagacttgtaaactggtaaatttaggttcgggacgttacagtactcccgcgcgatgctgcgagtttttcttttctcaaattTGTAGTAATTATCACAATCGTAAGCTAAAATCAATAACTGAAAAATTTGTCATTTGACACATTACAAAAGAATGTAACTCTTTGCAAGTAAGTATCGACTTATATTAAAAAAGAATGCTTGCATATTTACTAACAGAAGAATTCATGTAAAGCTATAGAGCACAAAGGAGGTACATTAATTCTCTGCCACCCTTGAAAGTTTAAGCTTGAAAACACAATAACATGCTTCTTTCCGCTGGGCGCTGGcagtaacattttttttttgactttgtcaaggggaacccaaaggcttcctaggcccaagataaaccccttcggcgcatgtgaaatgctccaactgtgtaTTGCAgtacagtgcctggccactttgacagcttcaggATTCAAACCtgggttggggagcacacccaactaggtaagaaccactaggccacttgcagtaaCATAATCAACTGAGTTCTTAGCAAATTCAATCATCATCCCCTGCTTAGAATTATCATTTTAATGATAGAATTAATGTGATCCCCTCAAAACATTCAAAAGTAGAGCACTACTTCAGGAAAGCAAAACAGTTTTAATGTACAGTAAAACGCTCTAATGTACCTTAACAACAGGAGATCTTTGTTGGATTATAGTCATTGCATCAGATGAGCCATAAGTTGCAAACACCAAAGTTCACttaataaaagaataaataatATCTAGTTTTGATTTGACTCTAACCTAATCCTATTGGACAATTGTTTTATTagaaaacatatatatgtagtaGTAATTCCATGTTGCTGCTTTTCTAGAGGAGATCTATTTATGCAGAAGCAATGAGAATATGGAAATGATTAATATTCCTATGGTGTTGTCAAATCAGATTTACATTGGAGAAAAAGTTtatttctatttatttatttttctagttaAAACTGAAAGTGAGTATCTATTTTTACTTTGATTCATAAACTGGCCGAAGTTCAAAAGGGTTGAGAACATAAAGGTTATACCAGTTCCAAGACAATTTTTACATCTCTGATGCTCCTGCAGTGTTTTGCTTATTATTTCAACCATCATCAGTGTTGACATCAGTCCAACTGCTCATGCGGAGAAGGATGCTACTATGGGATCAACTTCACTACAACTTGACAGGAAAGCAAGTCAGTCAATGAAACTGGAAAATACATTATTATTGACATCATTAGCTTAATATTTGTTATATTGCTTCACTTTTTACTTATACTTTCGAAATTGTTCTTTTCATAATTAGTACCGAACTTCAAAAAGCAATATAAGAACCATTGGTACAAAAGATTATCAGTTGCCAAATGAAGCATTATAGAAAAATCGTCGTTCTCTAATTACATATCATTGTATATAATCTTAAAGTTTTAAGCATCGAGTTAAATACTAATAACAGGCTGCGGGAATCATCAAAATAGAAACAGAATAGTTCAGAGAGGAAACTCACCAAGGGAGACATCAATTGAATGAATGGTGTAAAGTTTGGAAGTTCATTTTCTTGCTCCTCGGTTAACATCCTGAGCTCTGCGCTTTTAATCCTCTGTTGTATCCTCAGCCTGCATACATACAGATATTGAAGTTTaagtgaaaaacaaaaaacaggcCCTCTAGTTTAGAATCTACACATTCATATTAGAAGTACCAAACTATAAGCCACAATTTTATCTCTCAAAATCATTGCTAAAGTGAATTTACACCaagaaaatcaattcataaactaaccattaaaagaacaaagataatGAGAGAGCTCTCTATGCATTGAATTATGCTGGTGTAAGAATCAAACAGGACCATTACAATCACTGTATCCACACCATTCTGATCTTGAGGGAGGCTTTACTACTCTATCAaaccaaattgaaacaaaatgtAATAGATTTTCTATCTTAATGTTTTGTATATTAACTTCATATAAATATTAGAACACCAGTAGGAACTTATCAATTCATGATGAGATTGCAGCAAGATATAAGCTTTTGGCACATATTCAAATTGCAGCATCGCTTTCGGTGTAATTTTGGTTAACCAAAGGATCTAAAACCCATGTGAACCTCAAGTTATAACAAAGGAAGGGTTGCGAGGGTAGTAATATGTTTTGGGGATAGCTCAATCTATCTTGGTATTGCCTTTTCTCTATGCTTTGTCCTCAATAAGGTAATTGGCATTGTAAACTAAGAATTCTGTCAACTAAGATGCATTGGCAATTTGACCCTTAGTACTGAATAAAACTCTAGGCTCTGTCCTTAGTGAGATCATTGGCACACAAATATACCAATGTCACTAACAAATCTTAGAATCAGATGCAGTGGCATTCAGCGATAAATGAAATTTCTAGTGAAAAAGGGAAACAACGGGAAAACGATAGTGTCagtccaataaaaaaaaacttatatttTAGGAATCACCAGAACTTACTGAATTTTGAAGTAGTTGACATATTGATCAAGTCCAACAATAGGTCCAACCTATAAAGCAATGAATAGAAAAAGTTCAgaccaagcaaaaaaaaaaaaattacgttCAAGGCTCCAAGGGAATGCAGATGAGGAACTTCTAGTCGTAATTTTGTCAGTACCAACAACATAATAGCAGTTGGTTCACTTCTTCTGCGATGGCCATTTGTTTCCTTTCATTTATTCCTCTCTTGGTTGTATACCTGTACATCAAGTCATGGAAATCATTCTCATATGATAATGTTGATGTTCTACTATGTTGTACATGCATGAATAATACAATGGATgagccaaagaagaaaaattgaattcACTGCAATCTTTTGAATTTATATATGCAGAACCAAACTCAATCCTGCAGATAATTTATATAAAGAACCTAAACTATAAATAAGTacacagaaaagagaaagagagagagaagactaAACATGTgataaaaattaaacaataaacaaaCCCTGGTTTCAGTGTTGACAGCCAAACTGAAAACAGCTTTAAAAAGATCAGCATGCTAGCAACTTCTATCCAGAAAGTACGAACTAAAAGCAAGTGAAGCAAAGGCAATGAGATTTCATTCACATCCATTACCTGTATAATGTTTGGCATAAGTTTACTATAGTAAAATGCAACACCTCGACCTCTAGCAGGGTTTATTAAGTTCTTTTACCTAGATCTCTAAAGATGATTATTGAAAAATAATCAATCAATTTTAATTGTAGCATAAACTTTTAAATAAGAAAGTATATATGAACAGgctattttcattgtttttttacCAAAGGAGGTTGTCAAATAATGATATGTACCTGCAACTGGAGTCTCTTGCCAGTCAACATTATCTTGTCTTTGATGTTcaaagtttgacttttgctcTTTCCTTGCTTCATCCAAATCACCATTGATAAGCTACAATTAGATGATTGTCAAAACGATCAACATACAATATATAATAAAGAAAGTCTGCAAAGAAATATCAAGAGATTCTTGTTGGATAAGCACCGAGATTGAATTCTAAGTGTAATCTAATGCTATGCTTCCTCCCGTTACAGAAATGGTCACTGCTGCTGCAAACTCTGAAGGTTTAAATTCCAAGAAGTCAATTCCTGCATTGAATTCCAACCCACCACAAACATCAGCGTTACTTTCATAATTGGTACAACAATTATTTCTTTATCTCACCACtaattttatattattataGGAATATATGGAAACTGGGTGCTACAGAATTTCTAAGAATTGAGAAAGACGGAAGATTGGGCACCATTGGTTTTGCTCAAACTGATTAAACTGCTATAAAAATGTAAGCTTTAAGTGGGATTTCGTCCTCATTGAGTTTAAGGAGGAAGCAATCTATGAATGAGAATGGAGTAAATACTTGCCTCAAATACATAATTTGACTCGGCCACTCGTTGAAAGCTCAAATCTTTAGGACTCAAAATAACTAAATCAGAAACTTAAAGAAAAATCGAATTAAAATGAGACCAATGCCTAACCTGTAAATCAAGGGAGATTGAGACATTAATCTCCTCCATTTTGGCTGCAAGGGACAAACATGCCACAGCCAACAATTGCATTGTCAAAGCTTTgtcttctttccttctttcaCGTTTGCTCTTCACTTCATGAAAAGTATCTACACAATTGCAAAATACTAATTCAATGACAACCTTGAAGAGGaattaaatccaaaagtagTGGAAGAAAATTCCATCCATTAGATAAAAAAATGAACTGAACATGCCATTAGAAACAGCAGATACAGCAATCAATGACTATCACTAAAGCTGGCTTTTTTAAAATACTCATGTCTTTAACGAAAACTTCATGTATGATAACTTTTAAGTACTTTCTTCTATTTCTAATATAAAGCAACCCTCCGGTCCAATATTTTCTACCCAGAACAAAAGTTCAGAGTCATCAGATTTTTCAGAAAAGCCCAAGAAGGTAAAAGCTCTAAAGGATCCAAATTTACCTGGAAGTTTGCTTTTGCTGA is a window from the Rosa chinensis cultivar Old Blush chromosome 2, RchiOBHm-V2, whole genome shotgun sequence genome containing:
- the LOC112187508 gene encoding uncharacterized protein LOC112187508; protein product: MVIWMKQGKSKSQTLNIKDKIMLTGKRLQLQVGPIVGLDQYVNYFKIQLRIQQRIKSAELRMLTEEQENELPNFTPFIQLMSPLL